DNA from Halomonas sp. GFAJ-1:
CCTGCAGACCCAGTGCTGGTGCGTAACTTCCTAGAGGGTATGCTGCGTACCTTTGTTTTTTTAATCTTTATCGTAGGTGGCTTGATGCTGGGGTTAAACATGTACCCCGATAATGCAATTAGGGCGATGGGGGCCTGGCTGTCGCTTTGGAGTTTAGGGCTTGGGCTGGGGCTAGTGACTTCTACAGCCGCTACGTTGGTGCCGGAAGTAGGCCGCGTGATTCGTATGCTGTCTTTGCCGCTGTTGATCATTTCTGGCGTCATTTTTCCGCTCAATCAGCTGCCTCACTGGCTGCTGGAATACCTGATGCTTAACCCTATTCCACACGCGTTAGAAACCCTCCGACTGGGCTTTTTTGAAAACTATCAGGTCATTCACGGCACCAGCCTGCTCTACTTCTGGTTATTTACGCTTTCACTAATTTCAGTAGGGCTACTCATGCACCTGCGTTTTGTTGATCGGTTAAAGGCAAAATAATTCATGTACGTTTCCCTACGTCGATTTGTAAAAACCTCTCCCCAATGGGCCGTTGCATTTCTTGCCATCCTGCTGGTCTCATTCTATTGGTTTGTTTGGGCAGAAGAGCGCTACGTATCCCGCGCCACGGTAGTATTAGAAAGCCCCCAAGTCGCCACGCCAGAATTCAGCCTTTCATCATTAATGGGGGGCGGAGGGGGTAACACGGCAGATCTCCTACTGCTGCGTGAGCACTTACTATCAGTAGATATGTTGCGTTTGTTAGACGAGCAGCTAGGGATTCGCCAGCACTATAGCGAGCATGGCGATTTTTTTGCCAAGTTGCGCGATGCAAACGCCCCGATTGAAGACCTGCACAAATATTACCTGCGCCGGGTAGAAGTGGAGCTGGACGAATACGCTGGGGTGCTGAATATTCATGTGCAAGGCTACACCCCAGAGTTCGCCCACAGCATGGCAACGCTACTGCTGGAAGCTGGCGAAAACCACATGAATGAAATGGGCCACCGCTTAGCAGACGAGCAAGTGCGTTTTCTAGAGCATCAAATGGTACGCCTGGAAGACCGCTTTAGAGATACCCGTTCAGAGTTACTCGACTTTCAAAACCAGTACGGCTTAGTATCGCCCACCTCCACAGTGGAAAGCATTAACCAAGTGGTTGCTACGTTAGAAGGCGATCTTGCCCGCTTACAGGCCCAGCGCAACGCACTTGCCAGCTTCCAAAGCGCACAATCTTCCGAGATGCGCCAAGTAGAGCGCAATATTGAAGCACTTCGCGACCAAATCATTGAACAGCGCGACCGCCTAGCCCAAGCGGCAGGGGACTCGCTTAACCGCATCTCCGCCGAGTACGAAACCCTAGAGCTACAAGCTCAGTTTGCTCAAGAAACCTACTCAAGTGCCCTGGCTGCATTAGAAAACACTCGCTTAGAAGCCGCCCGCCAGCTCAAGCAAGTAAGCGTACTGCAAAGCCCGCTATTCCCCGAATACCCAACCGAGCCTAACCGCTTATATAACAGCAGCGTGTTCGCCATCATTACCATCTTTTTGGCCTTCATC
Protein-coding regions in this window:
- a CDS encoding ABC transporter permease, encoding MANVKGAPKGARTPWQVTRSVWYAMFMREAISRTMADRMGWFWMIFEPVALVAIMVAIRSFIRGDRLIVNAEFIPWMIAGLMGFFLVREGMLRGMGAIEANSALFAYRQVQPADPVLVRNFLEGMLRTFVFLIFIVGGLMLGLNMYPDNAIRAMGAWLSLWSLGLGLGLVTSTAATLVPEVGRVIRMLSLPLLIISGVIFPLNQLPHWLLEYLMLNPIPHALETLRLGFFENYQVIHGTSLLYFWLFTLSLISVGLLMHLRFVDRLKAK
- a CDS encoding chain-length determining protein; the encoded protein is MYVSLRRFVKTSPQWAVAFLAILLVSFYWFVWAEERYVSRATVVLESPQVATPEFSLSSLMGGGGGNTADLLLLREHLLSVDMLRLLDEQLGIRQHYSEHGDFFAKLRDANAPIEDLHKYYLRRVEVELDEYAGVLNIHVQGYTPEFAHSMATLLLEAGENHMNEMGHRLADEQVRFLEHQMVRLEDRFRDTRSELLDFQNQYGLVSPTSTVESINQVVATLEGDLARLQAQRNALASFQSAQSSEMRQVERNIEALRDQIIEQRDRLAQAAGDSLNRISAEYETLELQAQFAQETYSSALAALENTRLEAARQLKQVSVLQSPLFPEYPTEPNRLYNSSVFAIITIFLAFILSMLIMIVKDHRD